The following proteins are encoded in a genomic region of Peromyscus eremicus chromosome 14, PerEre_H2_v1, whole genome shotgun sequence:
- the Serpina10 gene encoding protein Z-dependent protease inhibitor isoform X1, with protein MRVVFSLLLTVLLAEVWLVTSLNFSSHSPEAQAELESQDLQNQTWEENTWTVPSDKEEEEYWLRTSLQQLSNETSNFGFSLLRKISMRHDGNVIFSPFGLSVAMVSLMLGAKGETKVQVENGLHLQALSQAGPLILPSLFKSLRETLSSNQDLDLTLGSLAFIHKDFDIKETYFNLSKKYFDTEYVPTNFRNSSQAKGLVNHYINKETRGKIPKLFDEINPETKLILVDYILFKGKWLTPFDPVFTEADTFHLDKYKAVKVPMMYREGNFASTFDNKFRCHILKLPYQGNATMLVVLMEKTGDHLALEDYLTTDLVETWLQNMKTRKMEVFFPKFKLDQRYEMHKLLQQMGIRKVFSSSADLSELSAVARDLQVSKVLQQSVLEVDERGTEAVAGTLSEIVAYSMPPVIKVDRPFHFMIYEEMSRVLLFLGRVVNPTVL; from the exons ATGAGGGTGGTTTTTAGCCTCTTGCTTACTGTCCTCCTGGCAGAGGTGTGGCTGGTAACCAGTTTGAACTTCAGCTCCCATTCACCAGAGGCCCAAGCAGAGTTGGAGTCTCAGGATCTTCAGAACCAGACTTGGGAAGAGAACACATGGACTGTCCCCAGTgataaagaagaggaagaatattGGCTGAGGACTAGCCTGCAACAGCTCTCCAATGAGACTTCAAACTTTGGGTTCAGCCTGCTTCGAAAGATCTCCATGAGGCACGATGGCAATGTGATCTTTTCACCATTTGGCCTGTCAGTGGCCATGGTCAGCTTGATGCTGGGGGCCAAGGGAGAGACCAAAGTACAGGTGGAGAATGGGCTCCATCTACAGGCCCTGAGCCAAGCAGGACCCCTGATCCTCCCATCCCTCTTCAAGAGTCTCAGAGAGACCCTCTCCAGCAACCAGGATCTGGACCTCACCCTGGGTAGCCTTGCCTTCATCCACAAGGACTTTGATATCAAAGAGACCTACTTCAATCTATCCAAGAAGTACTTTGATACAGAGTACGTGCCTACAAATTTTCGAAATTCCTCACAGGCCAAAGGGCTTGTGAACCACTACATTAACAAAGAGACACGGGGAAAAATTCCCAAGCTCTTTGATGAGATCAATCCTGaaacaaagttaattctggtgGACTACATCTTGTTCAAAG GGAAGTGGCTGACTCCATTTGACCCTGTCTTCACCGAGGCTGACACTTTCCACCTGGACAAATACAAGGCAGTTAAGGTGCCCATGATGTACCGGGAAGGTAACTTTGCCTCCACCTTCGATAACAAGTTCCGTTGTCACATCCTCAAGTTGCCCTACCAAGGAAATGCCACCATGCTAGTGGTGCTCATGGAAAAAACAGGTGACCACTTGGCCCTGGAGGACTACCTGACCACAGATCTCGTGGAGACATGGCTCCAGAATATGAAGACCAG GAAAATGGAAGTTTTCTTTCCCAAGTTCAAGCTGGACCAGAGGTATGAGATGCATAAGCTGCTCCAGCAGATGGGAATCAGGAAAGTCTTCTCCAGCTCAGCTGACCTCAGTGAACTCTCAGCTGTGGCAAGAGATCTTCAGGTGTCCAAG gtCTTACAACAATCAGTGCTTGAGGTGGATGAAAGAGGAACTGAAGCAGTGGCAGGGACACTGTCAGAGATTGTCGCTTACTCCATGCCTCCTGTCATCAAAGTGGACCGACCTTTTCATTTCATGATCTATGAGGAGATGTCCAGGGTGCTTCTGTTTCTGGGCAGGGTGGTAAACCCCACTGTCCTGTGA
- the Serpina10 gene encoding protein Z-dependent protease inhibitor isoform X2 encodes MRVVFSLLLTVLLAEVWLVTSLNFSSHSPEAQAELESQDLQNQTWEENTWTVPSDKEEEEYWLRTSLQQLSNETSNFGFSLLRKISMRHDGNVIFSPFGLSVAMVSLMLGAKGETKVQVENGLHLQALSQAGPLILPSLFKSLRETLSSNQDLDLTLGSLAFIHKDFDIKETYFNLSKKYFDTEYVPTNFRNSSQAKGLVNHYINKETRGKIPKLFDEINPETKLILVDYILFKGNATMLVVLMEKTGDHLALEDYLTTDLVETWLQNMKTRKMEVFFPKFKLDQRYEMHKLLQQMGIRKVFSSSADLSELSAVARDLQVSKVLQQSVLEVDERGTEAVAGTLSEIVAYSMPPVIKVDRPFHFMIYEEMSRVLLFLGRVVNPTVL; translated from the exons ATGAGGGTGGTTTTTAGCCTCTTGCTTACTGTCCTCCTGGCAGAGGTGTGGCTGGTAACCAGTTTGAACTTCAGCTCCCATTCACCAGAGGCCCAAGCAGAGTTGGAGTCTCAGGATCTTCAGAACCAGACTTGGGAAGAGAACACATGGACTGTCCCCAGTgataaagaagaggaagaatattGGCTGAGGACTAGCCTGCAACAGCTCTCCAATGAGACTTCAAACTTTGGGTTCAGCCTGCTTCGAAAGATCTCCATGAGGCACGATGGCAATGTGATCTTTTCACCATTTGGCCTGTCAGTGGCCATGGTCAGCTTGATGCTGGGGGCCAAGGGAGAGACCAAAGTACAGGTGGAGAATGGGCTCCATCTACAGGCCCTGAGCCAAGCAGGACCCCTGATCCTCCCATCCCTCTTCAAGAGTCTCAGAGAGACCCTCTCCAGCAACCAGGATCTGGACCTCACCCTGGGTAGCCTTGCCTTCATCCACAAGGACTTTGATATCAAAGAGACCTACTTCAATCTATCCAAGAAGTACTTTGATACAGAGTACGTGCCTACAAATTTTCGAAATTCCTCACAGGCCAAAGGGCTTGTGAACCACTACATTAACAAAGAGACACGGGGAAAAATTCCCAAGCTCTTTGATGAGATCAATCCTGaaacaaagttaattctggtgGACTACATCTTGTTCAAAG GAAATGCCACCATGCTAGTGGTGCTCATGGAAAAAACAGGTGACCACTTGGCCCTGGAGGACTACCTGACCACAGATCTCGTGGAGACATGGCTCCAGAATATGAAGACCAG GAAAATGGAAGTTTTCTTTCCCAAGTTCAAGCTGGACCAGAGGTATGAGATGCATAAGCTGCTCCAGCAGATGGGAATCAGGAAAGTCTTCTCCAGCTCAGCTGACCTCAGTGAACTCTCAGCTGTGGCAAGAGATCTTCAGGTGTCCAAG gtCTTACAACAATCAGTGCTTGAGGTGGATGAAAGAGGAACTGAAGCAGTGGCAGGGACACTGTCAGAGATTGTCGCTTACTCCATGCCTCCTGTCATCAAAGTGGACCGACCTTTTCATTTCATGATCTATGAGGAGATGTCCAGGGTGCTTCTGTTTCTGGGCAGGGTGGTAAACCCCACTGTCCTGTGA